From the genome of Methanobrevibacter smithii ATCC 35061, one region includes:
- a CDS encoding flavodoxin family protein, which translates to MKTLLVYYSRTQITEKIAKTIQKDLDCDIEEITVGDKYDGTIGYIKGGFDASANRVCEINKVTKNPKDYDLVIIGTPVWAATMATPIYSYLKEYGNQIKNLASFCTCGGSGYEKTLKKIAKITGKTPIATMYLTKNEIENPEENINNFENKINNR; encoded by the coding sequence ATGAAAACATTATTAGTATATTATTCCAGAACACAAATAACCGAAAAAATAGCTAAAACCATTCAAAAAGACCTGGATTGTGATATTGAAGAAATCACAGTTGGAGACAAATATGACGGAACTATAGGATACATAAAAGGAGGATTTGATGCAAGTGCAAACAGAGTCTGTGAAATTAACAAGGTAACTAAAAATCCCAAAGATTACGATTTAGTTATAATTGGAACTCCTGTCTGGGCAGCTACAATGGCAACACCAATATACAGCTATTTAAAAGAATATGGCAATCAAATCAAAAATCTGGCCAGTTTTTGTACATGCGGAGGCAGCGGATATGAAAAAACCTTAAAGAAAATAGCTAAAATAACCGGCAAAACTCCAATAGCTACAATGTATCTGACAAAAAATGAAATTGAAAATCCTGAAGAAAACATAAATAACTTTGAAAACAAAATTAATAACAGGTGA
- a CDS encoding tyrosine--tRNA ligase encodes MSIEEKIQLIEKGTLEVIDTEELKEVLKKEQPIAYTGYEPSGKIHLGHAVTVQKLKTLQKLGFKIKILLADFHAFLNGKGSIEEIAETAEYNMKCFKALGLDETTEFILGSSFQLNEDYASKVYKLATLTTLKRARRSMDQVSRHDENPKVASVVYPIMQTVDMVALDVDVALGGMEQRKIQMLARENLEKIDEKVPVCIHTPLLHGLDGDAKMSSSKGNYIAVDDSVEEITKKIKKSYCPQGETEGNPMIEIAETFVYPNQETLLIKRPEKFGGDIELTHEQLINDFSNGDLHPMDLKNGIKDFLIEHFAPVREYMEE; translated from the coding sequence ATGAGCATTGAAGAAAAAATTCAATTAATTGAAAAAGGAACATTAGAAGTTATAGATACTGAAGAATTAAAAGAAGTTCTTAAAAAAGAACAACCTATAGCTTACACAGGATATGAACCTTCAGGTAAAATTCATTTAGGCCATGCAGTAACAGTACAAAAACTTAAAACCCTTCAAAAATTAGGTTTTAAAATTAAAATACTTCTTGCAGATTTCCATGCTTTTTTAAATGGAAAAGGAAGCATTGAAGAAATTGCTGAAACTGCAGAGTACAACATGAAATGTTTCAAAGCATTAGGTTTAGATGAAACTACTGAATTCATATTAGGTTCAAGTTTCCAATTAAACGAAGATTATGCATCTAAAGTTTATAAATTAGCTACCCTGACTACTTTGAAAAGAGCTAGAAGAAGTATGGATCAAGTAAGCCGTCATGATGAAAATCCGAAAGTGGCTAGTGTAGTTTATCCAATTATGCAAACTGTAGATATGGTTGCTTTAGATGTAGATGTTGCTCTTGGAGGAATGGAGCAAAGGAAAATTCAAATGCTCGCACGTGAAAACTTAGAGAAAATTGATGAAAAAGTTCCTGTCTGTATTCACACTCCATTGTTACATGGTCTTGACGGAGATGCTAAAATGTCTTCAAGTAAAGGAAATTACATTGCTGTTGACGATTCAGTTGAAGAAATTACTAAAAAAATCAAAAAAAGCTATTGTCCTCAGGGAGAAACTGAAGGAAATCCGATGATTGAAATAGCTGAAACATTCGTATATCCAAACCAGGAAACTTTACTTATTAAAAGGCCTGAAAAATTCGGAGGAGACATTGAACTTACACATGAACAGTTAATTAATGATTTCTCAAATGGAGACTTACATCCAATGGATTTGAAAAACGGAATTAAAGATTTCTTAATTGAACACTTTGCTCCTGTAAGAGAATATATGGAGGAATAA
- the mtaB gene encoding methanol--corrinoid protein co-methyltransferase MtaB — MKRYTKMEYENPDEMTFGFSKHPVKTKNGLEIGAGYVNPIIKVAPKEGSENSKDTMVSECRNIAISACQRAVNIGLPSFILEQEHIAQQTANPDWAGECTQAQVEVLEKFQDEYGIKTALKATPADIRDEAKGENYRTSSQYQQVMESIEQCCENGASIICIETTGGKSVSDYGISRGDPRAILFGIGVLGSIDMEFMWTKIVKICSKHNVIPGGDTNCSQSNTAMFLAGGLLDKDCSHTLAAIARAIGACNSLVAVECGAKGPLKDCGYENPIVKSISGVPIATEGKNAVCAHSDLMGNLIAGITDCWSNESVYHREEMGGTTPEVWLQATGYEAALMNTAIETENDKILRDLYTLADKYRDPQALILAYDNAHRIGRAIVEYGDDPYQRSIAGALEAGTIIREAVEDKKMQLTRFEQDSLDGAMKIYEKLPEDSGKFIKQSSKRYGRKVEDFDPKNYEL, encoded by the coding sequence ATGAAAAGGTATACAAAAATGGAGTACGAAAATCCTGATGAAATGACCTTTGGATTTTCAAAACATCCTGTTAAAACAAAAAATGGATTAGAAATCGGAGCAGGTTATGTTAATCCGATAATCAAAGTTGCTCCAAAAGAAGGAAGTGAAAATTCAAAAGACACCATGGTATCAGAATGTAGAAATATTGCAATAAGTGCTTGTCAAAGAGCAGTGAATATTGGACTGCCTTCATTTATCTTAGAACAGGAACATATTGCACAACAAACTGCAAATCCTGATTGGGCAGGAGAGTGTACTCAGGCACAAGTAGAAGTTCTTGAAAAATTTCAAGACGAATATGGAATTAAAACTGCACTTAAAGCTACTCCTGCAGATATCAGAGATGAAGCAAAAGGAGAAAATTATAGAACTTCCTCCCAGTATCAGCAAGTAATGGAAAGTATAGAACAATGCTGTGAAAATGGAGCATCAATAATCTGCATTGAAACAACAGGAGGAAAATCTGTTTCAGATTACGGAATATCCCGAGGAGACCCAAGAGCAATATTATTTGGAATTGGAGTTTTAGGCAGCATAGATATGGAATTCATGTGGACAAAAATTGTAAAAATCTGCAGCAAACACAATGTAATTCCAGGAGGAGACACTAACTGTTCACAATCAAATACTGCAATGTTTCTAGCAGGAGGATTGTTAGATAAAGACTGTTCCCATACATTAGCAGCAATAGCCAGAGCTATTGGAGCATGTAACAGTTTGGTTGCTGTAGAATGTGGTGCAAAAGGACCTCTTAAAGACTGCGGTTATGAAAACCCTATTGTAAAATCAATAAGTGGAGTTCCTATTGCAACAGAAGGTAAAAATGCTGTTTGTGCACACTCTGATTTAATGGGAAATTTAATAGCTGGAATAACTGACTGCTGGAGTAATGAATCGGTTTATCATAGAGAAGAAATGGGTGGAACAACACCTGAAGTCTGGTTACAGGCAACAGGATACGAAGCTGCATTAATGAATACTGCTATTGAAACCGAAAATGATAAAATATTAAGAGACCTGTATACATTAGCAGACAAATACAGAGACCCTCAAGCATTAATTCTCGCATATGACAATGCACATAGAATTGGCCGTGCTATTGTAGAATATGGTGATGACCCATATCAAAGAAGCATAGCAGGAGCTCTTGAAGCTGGCACCATTATAAGAGAAGCTGTTGAAGACAAAAAAATGCAATTAACCAGATTCGAACAGGACAGCCTTGATGGAGCTATGAAAATCTATGAGAAATTACCAGAAGATTCCGGCAAATTTATCAAACAATCATCCAAACGATACGGACGTAAAGTAGAGGACTTTGATCCTAAAAATTATGAATTATAA
- a CDS encoding metallophosphoesterase — translation MNFMLIGLISDTHIPDRARELPKNVISSFENVDLILHAGDLTSTKVIDELKKIAPTIAIQGNMDRAAGIMLPNAKVIEAEGLKIGIAHGEVYPRADTQQLLYLAKQLDADILVTGHSHQPKIEQIDGVLLLNPGSPVVPRLADRTVMLLEINNKEVDVEVIKIGNPVCSTLDLDKFKGE, via the coding sequence ATGAACTTTATGCTAATCGGATTAATATCAGATACACATATTCCAGACAGAGCTAGAGAACTTCCTAAAAATGTAATATCCTCATTTGAAAATGTTGATTTGATATTGCATGCAGGAGATTTAACTTCCACAAAAGTAATTGATGAATTGAAAAAAATAGCTCCAACAATAGCTATTCAGGGAAATATGGATAGGGCAGCTGGAATAATGTTGCCTAATGCAAAAGTTATCGAAGCTGAAGGATTGAAAATCGGAATTGCTCATGGAGAAGTATATCCAAGAGCAGATACACAACAATTACTTTATTTGGCAAAACAGTTAGACGCAGATATTTTAGTTACAGGACATTCCCACCAGCCAAAAATAGAACAGATTGACGGAGTTTTATTATTGAATCCTGGAAGTCCTGTTGTTCCAAGACTTGCAGACAGAACTGTAATGTTACTTGAAATTAATAATAAAGAGGTTGATGTGGAAGTTATTAAAATTGGAAATCCTGTGTGCAGTACATTAGATTTAGACAAATTTAAAGGAGAATGA
- the mtaC gene encoding methanol--corrinoid protein MtaC, which translates to MTYKDLENKINQNKIAIRYNIVVEGAAIKPEEYPEVKEGLPTEEPFKSIALGVLYEDKAKVLSDVKESLENEISPLDIINKGLMKGIDAVSLLYTKGVYFLPDLMLAGDAMMESVKECEKVLGHKSETKGTIVCFVAEGDPHDIGKNLILMFLRAGGYEAIDLGRDVPTEKVVEAVKKYHPLFMTGTALMTTTMTAFPKVVDALEKEGLEVPAIGCGGGAVRKDYVESMPMTVYGVEAYHTPKLADAILKNHKTWEDLRKEYSDIVGEFVPEYSN; encoded by the coding sequence ATGACTTATAAAGATTTAGAAAATAAAATAAATCAAAATAAGATAGCTATTAGATACAATATAGTTGTAGAAGGTGCAGCTATAAAACCTGAAGAATATCCTGAAGTAAAAGAAGGATTGCCAACAGAAGAACCCTTTAAATCAATAGCTTTAGGAGTGCTCTATGAAGATAAAGCAAAAGTATTAAGCGATGTTAAAGAATCTCTTGAAAATGAGATTTCACCATTGGACATCATAAACAAAGGACTTATGAAAGGTATTGATGCAGTGAGCTTACTTTATACAAAAGGAGTTTATTTCTTACCTGATTTAATGCTTGCAGGAGATGCAATGATGGAAAGTGTAAAAGAATGTGAAAAAGTTCTTGGACACAAAAGTGAAACAAAAGGAACTATTGTTTGTTTTGTTGCTGAAGGAGATCCACATGACATCGGTAAAAACTTAATCTTGATGTTTTTAAGAGCCGGAGGATATGAAGCTATCGATTTAGGAAGAGATGTTCCTACCGAGAAAGTTGTTGAAGCTGTTAAAAAGTATCATCCATTATTTATGACCGGTACTGCACTTATGACAACTACAATGACTGCATTTCCAAAAGTTGTAGATGCTCTTGAAAAAGAAGGTCTTGAAGTGCCTGCAATAGGCTGTGGTGGAGGAGCTGTAAGAAAAGACTATGTTGAAAGTATGCCTATGACAGTATACGGCGTAGAAGCTTACCACACACCAAAATTAGCTGATGCAATCCTGAAAAACCATAAAACATGGGAAGATTTAAGAAAAGAGTACAGCGACATTGTAGGGGAATTCGTACCGGAATATTCAAACTAG
- a CDS encoding DUF5518 domain-containing protein, which produces MTKWGPVFLGFILAVIVKSFFAHYEFIGLLLVGFIVGYLCRDGAISGMWNAAVAGAFGTIVSAILFVIIATFGGALFGIFGGLVGFTVSGITTVFIVLGYLIYYAIVMGIAGGVGGLISSKK; this is translated from the coding sequence ATGACTAAATGGGGACCAGTATTTCTTGGTTTTATCCTTGCAGTAATTGTAAAATCATTCTTTGCACATTATGAATTTATAGGATTACTCCTTGTTGGATTTATAGTAGGATATTTATGCCGTGACGGAGCAATAAGCGGAATGTGGAATGCAGCAGTTGCCGGTGCATTCGGAACCATAGTATCTGCAATATTATTTGTTATAATTGCTACCTTTGGAGGAGCTCTATTTGGAATCTTCGGAGGTTTAGTTGGATTTACAGTATCCGGAATTACAACAGTCTTTATAGTTTTAGGATATTTAATATACTATGCAATAGTCATGGGTATTGCTGGCGGTGTTGGAGGATTAATTTCTTCTAAAAAATAA
- a CDS encoding formate--phosphoribosylaminoimidazolecarboxamide ligase, producing MGEVKLEDIFEILDNYDKDNITIATLGSHTSLHILQGAKEEGFRTAIVCEKGREVPYQRFDVADEYIIVDKFKDIVNEDVQQKLRDMNAIVIPHGSFVAYAGLDNVEDKFNVPMFGNRDILRWEAERDKERALLVEGEVRIPYKYDNPSEIDRPVMVKFPGARGGRGYFVASSPEEFNKKIDAMKARGWLEDSDVANAHIEEYVSGCNYCIHYFYSALEDEVELLGMDTRYESSIDGFVRMPAKDQLDIDLSPSYVVTGNHPAVIRESLLPQVFEMADKLVESAKKLVAPGLNGPFCMQTLVNDNLEVICFEISARTDGGTNTFMGGSPYSYLTYGKPMSMGRRIALEIKNAIKKEELEKIIT from the coding sequence ATGGGAGAAGTTAAACTTGAAGATATTTTTGAGATATTAGACAATTACGACAAAGACAATATAACCATAGCTACTCTTGGAAGCCACACTTCCTTGCATATTCTACAAGGTGCAAAAGAAGAAGGTTTTAGAACAGCTATTGTTTGTGAAAAAGGAAGAGAAGTACCATATCAACGTTTTGATGTTGCAGATGAATATATAATCGTTGACAAATTTAAAGACATTGTCAATGAGGATGTTCAGCAAAAGCTAAGAGACATGAATGCTATTGTTATACCTCACGGTTCATTTGTAGCATATGCAGGTCTTGACAATGTTGAAGATAAATTTAATGTTCCTATGTTTGGTAATAGGGATATTTTAAGATGGGAAGCTGAAAGAGACAAAGAAAGAGCACTTCTTGTTGAAGGTGAAGTAAGAATACCTTACAAATATGATAATCCTTCAGAAATTGACCGTCCGGTTATGGTTAAATTCCCTGGTGCAAGGGGAGGAAGAGGTTATTTTGTAGCATCATCTCCTGAAGAATTCAATAAAAAAATAGATGCCATGAAAGCTCGCGGATGGCTGGAAGACTCAGATGTAGCTAATGCACATATTGAAGAATATGTTTCCGGATGTAATTACTGTATACATTATTTCTATTCCGCTTTGGAAGATGAAGTTGAATTGTTAGGTATGGATACAAGATATGAATCCAGTATTGACGGTTTTGTAAGAATGCCTGCTAAAGACCAGTTAGATATTGATTTAAGCCCATCTTATGTGGTTACAGGTAATCATCCTGCAGTTATCAGAGAATCTTTACTTCCTCAAGTATTTGAAATGGCGGATAAATTAGTGGAAAGTGCTAAAAAACTTGTTGCTCCTGGATTAAACGGCCCGTTCTGTATGCAAACTTTAGTAAATGATAATTTAGAAGTAATCTGTTTTGAAATAAGTGCTAGAACCGATGGTGGAACTAATACTTTTATGGGAGGTTCACCTTACAGCTATTTAACTTATGGAAAACCTATGAGTATGGGTAGAAGAATTGCCCTTGAAATTAAAAATGCAATTAAAAAAGAAGAATTGGAAAAAATAATAACTTAA
- a CDS encoding translation initiation factor IF-2 subunit beta — MEEYENLLNRAIDQLPPEVFEHKRFKIPKAYSDIQGNRTFIKNFKDVAEDLNRDPQHVLKFLLRELGTAGNLEGSRAILQGKFTHYLINERLEDYVEKYVICHECNRPDTKIIREDRIFILKCAACGAKAPLKPL, encoded by the coding sequence ATGGAAGAATACGAAAATTTATTAAATAGAGCAATAGACCAATTACCTCCTGAAGTATTTGAACACAAAAGATTTAAAATTCCTAAAGCTTATTCAGATATACAAGGTAACAGAACTTTTATAAAAAACTTTAAAGATGTTGCTGAAGATTTAAACAGAGATCCACAACATGTATTAAAATTTTTATTAAGAGAATTAGGTACTGCAGGTAATTTAGAAGGATCAAGAGCAATTTTACAAGGTAAATTTACACATTACTTAATCAACGAAAGATTAGAAGATTATGTTGAAAAATATGTTATTTGCCATGAATGTAACAGGCCAGATACTAAAATTATCAGAGAAGATAGGATATTCATATTAAAATGTGCTGCATGTGGTGCTAAAGCTCCATTAAAACCATTATAA
- the mcm gene encoding minichromosome maintenance protein MCM, which yields MNASTKSRTSVAKFEEFFATTYKDDVFEILEKYPDERSLTVDYNDLEMFDPDLADLLIEKPEEVIEASKSAIKNIDPLVKDADINIRFENLSNIIPLKTLLSKYIGTFVAADGIVRKTDEIRPRIETGVFECRGCMRLHEVEQRSDSRIIEPSLCSECGGRSFRLLQEESKYIDTQTARMQEPLENLSGGTEPKQMLMVLEDDLVDQLNPGDKVRITGTLKTFREERSGKFKNYIYVNHIEPLEQEFEELQLTEEDEAKIIELSKDPDIYEKIIKSTAPSIRGYRDVKEAIALQLFGGAAKELEDETRLRGDIHILIVGDPGIGKSQMLKYVSKLAPRSIYTSGKGTTGAGLTAAAVRDELGGWSLEAGALVLGDQGNVCVDELDKMRSEDRSALHEALEQQTVSIAKAGIMATLNSRCSVLAAANPKFGRFDRFKILAEQIDLPSPILSRFDLIFVVEDKPSVKGDSELAQHILQIHQQNTVNYEIEPELLRKYIAYARKNVNPKLTDEANMVLKEFYVSTRNSSGDEESPVPITARQLEAIIRLAEASAKIRLKDTVDKEDAQKAVRLQLACLKEVGVDPETGEIDIDKVEGRTPKSDRDKLQRIISEIEILEEEYAGQAPMNVLVSNMSDKYDMSEEKVDEMVRNLKHKGVIYEPTNGYLKRA from the coding sequence ATGAATGCTAGTACAAAATCACGAACATCTGTTGCAAAATTTGAGGAATTTTTCGCTACAACATACAAAGATGATGTATTTGAAATCCTTGAAAAATATCCTGATGAAAGGTCACTTACTGTAGATTACAATGATTTAGAAATGTTTGACCCTGATTTGGCAGATTTATTAATTGAAAAACCTGAAGAAGTTATTGAAGCATCCAAAAGTGCAATAAAAAATATTGACCCTTTAGTAAAAGATGCTGATATCAATATTCGTTTTGAAAATCTTTCTAATATAATTCCTTTAAAAACCCTATTAAGTAAGTACATTGGGACATTTGTCGCTGCAGATGGAATTGTAAGAAAAACAGATGAAATAAGACCTAGAATTGAAACTGGTGTCTTTGAATGTAGAGGATGTATGAGACTGCATGAAGTAGAGCAACGTTCCGACAGCAGAATTATAGAGCCTTCTTTATGTAGTGAATGTGGTGGAAGATCATTTAGATTGCTGCAGGAGGAATCAAAATACATTGATACTCAAACAGCAAGAATGCAGGAACCATTGGAGAATTTATCTGGAGGAACTGAACCTAAACAGATGTTAATGGTTTTGGAAGATGATTTAGTAGACCAATTAAATCCCGGAGATAAAGTAAGAATTACAGGAACTTTAAAAACATTCAGAGAAGAGCGCAGCGGCAAATTCAAAAACTACATTTATGTAAATCATATCGAACCTTTAGAGCAGGAATTTGAAGAATTGCAGCTTACAGAAGAAGACGAGGCAAAAATCATTGAACTTTCTAAAGACCCGGACATTTATGAAAAAATCATCAAATCAACTGCCCCATCAATCAGAGGTTATAGAGATGTAAAAGAAGCTATTGCTCTTCAATTATTTGGTGGTGCTGCAAAAGAGCTTGAAGATGAAACTAGATTAAGAGGAGATATTCATATTTTAATCGTCGGGGACCCAGGTATCGGTAAATCCCAAATGCTTAAATACGTTTCAAAATTAGCTCCAAGAAGTATTTACACCAGTGGTAAAGGTACAACAGGAGCAGGGTTAACTGCAGCAGCAGTTAGAGATGAATTAGGCGGATGGTCTCTTGAAGCAGGTGCATTAGTACTTGGGGACCAGGGTAATGTATGTGTTGACGAACTGGACAAAATGAGGTCAGAAGACCGTTCAGCACTTCACGAGGCACTGGAACAACAAACTGTAAGTATTGCTAAAGCAGGAATCATGGCTACTTTAAATTCAAGATGTTCAGTTCTCGCAGCAGCTAACCCTAAATTCGGAAGATTTGACAGATTCAAAATACTTGCAGAACAAATTGATTTGCCTTCCCCAATTTTATCTCGTTTCGATTTAATATTTGTTGTTGAAGATAAACCAAGTGTAAAAGGAGATTCAGAACTTGCACAGCACATTCTCCAAATACACCAGCAAAATACTGTAAATTATGAAATTGAACCTGAATTACTCAGGAAATATATTGCATATGCCCGTAAAAATGTAAATCCGAAACTTACTGATGAAGCAAACATGGTTTTAAAAGAGTTTTATGTAAGTACAAGAAACAGTTCAGGTGATGAAGAATCCCCAGTTCCAATTACTGCAAGGCAATTAGAAGCTATCATTCGTTTAGCTGAAGCTAGTGCTAAAATAAGACTAAAAGACACAGTAGATAAAGAAGATGCACAAAAAGCCGTGAGACTGCAATTAGCTTGTCTTAAAGAAGTCGGTGTTGATCCAGAAACCGGAGAAATAGACATTGATAAAGTAGAAGGAAGAACACCTAAATCAGACAGAGACAAATTGCAAAGAATCATTTCTGAAATTGAAATACTTGAAGAAGAATATGCCGGACAAGCTCCAATGAATGTTTTAGTATCCAATATGAGTGATAAATACGACATGAGTGAAGAAAAAGTAGATGAAATGGTTAGAAACTTAAAACACAAAGGAGTAATCTACGAACCAACAAACGGTTATCTCAAAAGAGCATAA
- a CDS encoding RlmE family RNA methyltransferase yields MGSRWQMEKKHDPYYKKAKKEDYRSRASYKIKQLDKKFKLIKEGDTVVDLGAAPGGWSQVALEKVGEEGLVIGVDLNRIKPFPEENFHGIRGDFTTTEVQEKVMNLIGGKAKVVISDASPSLCGIKNIDQLRSIDLTNTVIGIADNILEPKGNLVMKVFQGPEYKDMLTRLKKKYRQVKTTKPPSSRKKSSEMYVVGLDFKPKKNKKSKD; encoded by the coding sequence ATGGGCAGTCGTTGGCAAATGGAAAAAAAACATGATCCATATTACAAAAAAGCTAAAAAAGAAGATTATCGTTCAAGAGCATCATATAAAATCAAACAGTTAGACAAAAAATTCAAACTTATTAAAGAAGGAGATACCGTTGTAGATCTTGGAGCAGCTCCAGGAGGATGGTCCCAGGTAGCTTTAGAAAAAGTTGGAGAAGAAGGTCTTGTAATCGGAGTGGATTTAAACAGAATAAAACCTTTCCCTGAAGAAAATTTCCATGGAATCAGAGGAGATTTTACAACTACAGAAGTTCAGGAAAAAGTTATGAATTTAATTGGAGGAAAAGCTAAAGTCGTAATTTCTGATGCGTCACCATCATTATGCGGAATTAAAAATATTGACCAGTTAAGATCAATTGATTTGACAAACACAGTTATTGGAATTGCTGATAATATTTTAGAGCCTAAAGGAAACTTAGTTATGAAAGTATTTCAAGGTCCCGAATATAAAGACATGCTAACCAGACTTAAAAAGAAATACAGGCAAGTAAAAACAACAAAACCTCCATCATCCCGTAAAAAAAGCTCAGAAATGTATGTTGTGGGATTAGACTTTAAACCTAAAAAAAATAAAAAAAGTAAAGATTAA
- a CDS encoding 60S ribosomal export protein NMD3: MIFMFCVECGSTDKKMVGDICIDCFLKDFQMIEIPENIKVEICSHCNSRIEEGKWTDSFLPEDEIIYRALERNIKISNLVENEIINLEIDQIKGTIANCYVEVVGEVYGVQLDETHDTSVRIMKTVCPTCSKLQAGYYESVVQFRANNRDIKAEEYDKADEVVKRTLNKQSKSDKLAYCPQIAKLKEGYDYYIGSLKSGRKVAESLKEEFGGIIKESPRLISEDKSTGKGLYRIWISIRIPEFEINDFIKHEGKILQVKDIDKNRVVGIDITDHKRHTIPLKESEDITLLKKADEIETTTIISKSPSNIQILDPADYSAVDLDMMDEFKDSNIGDEVKIIKINNYIYLIK; the protein is encoded by the coding sequence ATGATTTTTATGTTTTGTGTAGAATGTGGAAGTACTGATAAAAAAATGGTTGGAGATATTTGCATTGACTGCTTTTTAAAAGACTTTCAAATGATTGAAATCCCAGAAAATATTAAAGTAGAAATCTGCAGCCACTGTAACAGTAGAATCGAAGAAGGAAAATGGACAGATTCATTTTTACCTGAAGATGAAATAATTTATCGTGCTTTAGAGCGAAACATTAAAATCAGCAATCTTGTTGAAAATGAAATTATCAATCTTGAAATCGACCAAATAAAAGGAACAATAGCCAATTGTTATGTGGAAGTTGTTGGAGAAGTTTACGGAGTTCAGCTTGATGAAACTCATGACACTTCAGTAAGAATAATGAAAACAGTTTGTCCAACATGCAGTAAACTTCAGGCAGGCTATTACGAATCGGTTGTTCAGTTTAGAGCAAACAACAGAGATATAAAAGCAGAAGAATATGATAAAGCTGATGAAGTTGTTAAAAGAACTTTAAATAAGCAAAGCAAAAGCGACAAGCTTGCTTACTGCCCACAAATAGCTAAACTAAAAGAAGGTTACGATTATTATATTGGATCATTAAAATCCGGCAGAAAAGTAGCTGAAAGCTTAAAAGAAGAATTTGGAGGAATTATTAAAGAATCTCCAAGACTTATCAGTGAAGACAAATCTACTGGAAAAGGTCTTTATAGAATTTGGATTTCAATTAGAATTCCGGAATTTGAAATAAATGATTTTATCAAACATGAGGGCAAAATACTGCAGGTAAAAGATATTGATAAAAATAGAGTTGTTGGAATAGATATCACTGACCATAAAAGACACACAATACCTTTAAAAGAAAGTGAAGATATAACACTTCTTAAAAAGGCTGATGAAATTGAAACAACAACAATAATATCAAAATCCCCAAGCAACATTCAAATTTTAGACCCTGCAGATTATTCTGCTGTTGATTTGGATATGATGGATGAATTTAAAGATTCCAATATTGGTGACGAAGTTAAAATTATTAAAATTAACAATTACATTTATTTGATTAAGTGA